Proteins encoded together in one Terriglobus saanensis SP1PR4 window:
- the tssB gene encoding type VI secretion system contractile sheath small subunit, with protein sequence MARESTQQKLSRVRSPRVHITYDVEIGDAIENKELPFVMGILADLAGQPVTPMAPLKERKFVEINPDNFDDVMANLQPRVAYSVPNKLSDDPNAGQLKIDVNFRSMDDFSPEQVAAKVEPLRALLELRTRLSDLRGSLQGNDKLDEMLYEAVTNTEMREKLRLELGKTEKL encoded by the coding sequence ATGGCAAGAGAGTCAACACAGCAGAAGCTTAGTCGTGTGCGCAGTCCGCGCGTACATATTACCTATGACGTTGAGATAGGTGACGCAATTGAAAATAAGGAATTGCCCTTCGTAATGGGTATTCTTGCTGATCTCGCAGGGCAGCCTGTCACGCCAATGGCTCCGCTGAAGGAGCGTAAGTTTGTCGAGATAAACCCCGACAATTTCGATGACGTAATGGCAAATCTGCAGCCGCGTGTTGCTTACTCGGTGCCAAACAAGTTGTCCGATGATCCGAATGCCGGGCAGTTGAAGATCGACGTGAATTTTCGATCGATGGATGATTTCTCACCCGAACAGGTCGCCGCTAAGGTAGAGCCGCTACGCGCACTTTTGGAGCTGCGGACGAGGCTATCGGATTTGCGCGGCAGCTTACAGGGCAACGACAAGTTGGACGAGATGCTCTACGAGGCGGTGACAAACACCGAAATGCGCGAGAAGCTGCGCCTTGAATTGGGAAAGACGGAGAAGCTCTAG
- the tssC gene encoding type VI secretion system contractile sheath large subunit yields MEEAKLADSLVLTDEASEVAQEGSLLDKLVAQGRFARTAESRERGKDLIKEFISQVLEGHMTVSRDAEAAIQERIAQIDRIISEQLNEILHHPSFQKLEGTWRGIRYLMDQSETNSMLKLKVLPVSKRELLRDLQRASEFDQSSLFKKVYEEEFGIFGGAPFAALIGDYEFSKSPEDMDLLQRVAQVAASAHAPFLSAASPDLLNLRDFTQLGLPRDIGKIFDTTEYAKWKSFRQSEDSRYVALTLPRVLTRLPYGKETQQIEGFDFEENVDGSDHSKYLWSNAAYALGARLTSAFARYGWCAAIRGVEGGGLVEDLPAHTFATDEGDIALKCPTEAQITDRREKELADQGLVPLVHCKGTDYAAFFSVQSVNKPRLYDKDAANANARLSAQMPYILAMSRFAHYLKAMMRDKIGSFTTVAECQKFLNNWISQYVLLDDTASQSAKARLPLREARIEVSEVPGKPGAFRAVAFLKPHFQLDELTISLRLVADLPDSARN; encoded by the coding sequence ATGGAAGAGGCAAAGTTGGCAGATTCGTTGGTGCTTACTGACGAGGCATCAGAAGTAGCGCAAGAAGGATCTCTGCTGGATAAACTCGTCGCCCAAGGGCGCTTTGCGCGAACTGCCGAGAGCAGGGAGCGTGGCAAGGATTTGATTAAAGAATTTATCTCGCAAGTGCTTGAAGGGCACATGACAGTATCGCGAGATGCAGAGGCGGCGATCCAGGAGCGTATTGCCCAGATCGATCGGATTATATCCGAGCAGCTTAACGAAATTCTGCATCATCCCTCTTTTCAAAAGCTCGAAGGAACTTGGCGTGGAATTCGGTACTTGATGGATCAAAGCGAGACGAACAGCATGCTGAAGCTGAAAGTCTTGCCGGTGTCAAAGCGCGAACTGTTACGCGACCTTCAGCGTGCTTCAGAGTTTGATCAAAGTTCCTTGTTCAAGAAAGTGTACGAAGAAGAGTTTGGTATCTTTGGCGGAGCGCCATTTGCCGCGCTCATTGGCGATTACGAATTCAGTAAGAGCCCGGAAGACATGGACCTCCTGCAGAGGGTAGCGCAGGTGGCAGCTTCCGCGCATGCGCCGTTCCTTTCTGCGGCTTCGCCTGACCTTTTAAATCTGCGCGACTTTACGCAGCTAGGGCTACCAAGGGACATTGGGAAGATCTTCGACACGACCGAGTATGCGAAGTGGAAATCATTCCGGCAGTCAGAAGATTCGCGCTACGTGGCACTTACATTGCCGCGCGTTCTTACGCGGCTGCCATATGGCAAGGAGACACAGCAGATCGAGGGTTTTGACTTTGAAGAGAATGTAGACGGTAGCGATCACTCAAAGTATCTATGGAGTAATGCAGCCTATGCCCTCGGAGCGAGGCTTACCAGTGCTTTTGCAAGGTATGGCTGGTGCGCGGCGATACGAGGTGTCGAAGGGGGAGGCTTGGTTGAAGATCTGCCAGCGCACACCTTTGCTACAGATGAGGGAGACATCGCGCTCAAGTGTCCAACCGAGGCGCAGATCACCGATCGCCGCGAGAAGGAACTTGCCGATCAGGGGCTTGTTCCGTTAGTGCATTGCAAGGGAACGGATTACGCTGCGTTTTTCAGCGTACAGTCTGTGAACAAACCGCGACTGTATGACAAGGATGCAGCCAATGCGAACGCAAGGCTCTCAGCTCAGATGCCTTATATTCTTGCGATGTCCCGCTTTGCGCACTATCTCAAGGCAATGATGCGCGACAAAATCGGAAGCTTTACCACTGTGGCCGAATGTCAAAAGTTTCTCAATAACTGGATATCGCAATACGTGCTTTTGGATGACACCGCATCGCAATCGGCGAAAGCAAGACTGCCGCTGCGCGAGGCGCGGATTGAAGTGTCCGAAGTGCCCGGCAAGCCGGGCGCCTTTCGCGCGGTGGCTTTTCTTAAGCCACATTTTCAGTTGGATGAATTGACCATCTCACTGCGATTGGTCGCCGACCTTCCAGATTCCGCACGAAATTGA
- a CDS encoding type VI secretion system tube protein Hcp, protein MAEYGMGSLFLKLDGATGEAIEPTHKNEIPVLSFSFSGHAESGSGGTAGSSGAGAMLHGINVTAIMDKGLQTVGKLFCEGKHIATGVLSAMKATGTANKDYFTLKMTQVYIQSFNVNLSNDSAIVNLTLTYAEITPNYFQQQADGSMAATTSYTFNTKSGKTT, encoded by the coding sequence ATGGCAGAGTACGGCATGGGCAGTCTATTTTTGAAGCTTGATGGAGCGACGGGTGAGGCGATCGAACCAACACATAAGAACGAAATTCCTGTGTTAAGTTTTAGCTTTAGCGGGCATGCTGAATCCGGCTCCGGGGGCACGGCCGGTTCAAGTGGAGCCGGAGCTATGCTACACGGAATCAATGTTACCGCGATTATGGACAAAGGCCTTCAAACGGTAGGCAAATTGTTTTGCGAAGGTAAACATATAGCAACCGGAGTGTTGTCTGCCATGAAGGCTACTGGTACTGCTAACAAAGATTACTTCACTCTTAAAATGACACAAGTCTACATTCAAAGTTTCAACGTGAATTTATCAAACGACTCTGCGATCGTGAATCTTACTTTGACTTATGCAGAGATCACTCCGAATTACTTCCAGCAGCAGGCAGATGGCAGCATGGCTGCCACGACCAGTTATACGTTCAATACGAAGTCGGGCAAGACAACCTAA
- the tssA gene encoding type VI secretion system protein TssA yields MLPIREDEPSGDSLRYDRIFDQIAEARAEEDETLPTGNWERQAKRADVSQVISLTCETLQNRSKDLWLAAWLGEASIRQEKWKALPESLNLLLRLQEEFWDSLYPEVEEGDLGLRIAPLQWAMTRYAALVYELPVTVEAFGFHVYQAARAIGYQADADQDEVARAARAAAIEQGKLTPEDLDVALAATSKSFYVSLVALFTETSEVLQNLHSFCEARYGDDGPSLVKIRTAVDEVGNLALSLLRKKRELDPDPASNKPEPDDASKQSEQQDRLDEIPPQDEAILSLVDAGTAEADLVPLPEKSTPETTAGSGDSSAFFQYDSWDSAVAQVQRCADFMFTQRPDHPAPYLLLNSLMSSDAMTGLRVAAPSSETRLLLKQTSEEGDWTGLLQKTMTALATPFGTEWLDLHHYLWLASTELGYETLADCARDHVRAMYRRFGAPLIGLVFEDDTPTANSGTLQWLQRDVLDIAESETRAETSLQAADTEESPWSSEQELFVLANEWAASGDLQKALRVLTGDTIAANGRILFQRKLEVARLCLEAGQSLVAEPLLRRLLDEADERHLAHWEGHGMVGSVLTLLLRSTDANGTRNEVPEENRSSIFARLCAIDAVAALAHATSVQHE; encoded by the coding sequence ATGCTGCCGATCCGAGAGGACGAACCCTCTGGAGACAGCCTCCGCTATGATCGGATCTTCGATCAGATTGCAGAAGCGCGTGCAGAAGAGGACGAGACCCTGCCCACTGGGAATTGGGAGAGACAGGCAAAACGCGCAGACGTTTCTCAGGTAATTTCCCTCACATGCGAGACGCTTCAAAACCGCAGCAAGGATCTTTGGCTGGCAGCCTGGTTGGGGGAAGCCAGTATCCGTCAGGAGAAATGGAAGGCGCTTCCCGAGAGTCTCAATCTGCTCTTGCGCCTGCAGGAAGAGTTTTGGGATTCACTTTATCCGGAGGTTGAAGAGGGAGACCTTGGCCTGCGCATTGCACCGCTGCAATGGGCCATGACACGGTACGCAGCACTGGTCTATGAGTTGCCAGTAACTGTGGAAGCGTTTGGATTTCACGTGTATCAGGCCGCACGTGCGATTGGCTACCAGGCCGATGCAGACCAGGACGAAGTAGCACGTGCGGCCCGTGCGGCAGCGATCGAGCAAGGGAAGCTGACACCGGAGGACTTGGATGTCGCACTCGCGGCTACGAGTAAGTCTTTCTACGTCTCCCTTGTCGCTTTGTTCACGGAAACCAGCGAAGTTTTGCAGAACCTCCACTCCTTCTGCGAAGCGCGATACGGCGACGACGGGCCTTCGCTCGTTAAGATCCGAACAGCAGTGGACGAGGTGGGCAACCTGGCCTTGTCGCTGTTGCGAAAGAAGCGAGAGCTGGATCCAGATCCGGCCTCCAACAAGCCGGAGCCCGACGATGCGTCAAAGCAGTCAGAACAGCAGGACCGACTAGACGAAATACCACCGCAAGACGAAGCGATACTGTCTTTAGTCGATGCTGGAACTGCAGAAGCTGATTTGGTGCCTCTACCCGAGAAGAGCACTCCGGAAACTACAGCAGGCTCGGGCGATTCGAGTGCATTCTTTCAGTATGATTCCTGGGATTCTGCCGTTGCTCAGGTTCAGCGATGTGCGGATTTCATGTTTACTCAGCGGCCAGATCATCCGGCTCCCTATTTGCTGCTCAACTCTCTCATGTCTTCGGACGCGATGACCGGCCTACGTGTGGCAGCACCTTCCAGCGAGACGCGGCTACTACTAAAGCAGACGAGTGAAGAAGGCGACTGGACCGGCCTCCTCCAAAAAACGATGACCGCGTTGGCAACACCCTTCGGTACTGAGTGGCTGGATCTACATCATTACCTGTGGCTTGCCAGCACGGAACTCGGTTATGAGACCTTGGCAGACTGTGCGCGGGATCATGTGCGAGCAATGTATCGGCGATTTGGGGCTCCCTTGATAGGGCTGGTCTTCGAAGACGATACTCCCACTGCAAACAGTGGCACGCTGCAATGGCTCCAGCGTGATGTTCTGGATATAGCGGAGAGCGAGACCCGAGCGGAAACGTCATTGCAAGCTGCCGATACGGAGGAATCTCCTTGGTCTTCAGAGCAAGAGCTTTTTGTGTTGGCCAACGAGTGGGCCGCGAGTGGAGATCTACAAAAGGCTTTGCGCGTGTTGACCGGGGACACGATAGCTGCCAATGGGCGCATTCTTTTTCAACGCAAACTGGAGGTTGCGAGGCTCTGTCTTGAGGCTGGCCAGAGTCTCGTAGCCGAGCCGCTATTACGGCGGTTGTTGGATGAAGCTGATGAGCGTCATCTAGCGCATTGGGAGGGGCATGGCATGGTGGGAAGTGTCCTCACATTGTTGTTGCGCTCTACAGATGCGAATGGTACCCGAAATGAGGTTCCAGAAGAAAACCGGAGCTCGATTTTTGCGCGACTTTGCGCAATCGATGCTGTAGCGGCGCTTGCCCATGCTACCAGTGTTCAGCATGAGTAA
- the tssE gene encoding type VI secretion system baseplate subunit TssE: MSNTRETIFVQSVLDRLREKTSWPTTRAASLRYLKEAIRRDIEDLLNTRRPPIPEIENYPLANVSVLNMGLQDISQLGSSADGRLEEIQRAVQQCIETFEPRLQNLIVTAKNGSTPRREIWLTIEATIQVQPAAETISFDTMLDLTSGMYSVK, from the coding sequence ATGAGTAATACCAGAGAGACAATTTTCGTGCAGTCGGTGTTAGACCGGCTAAGAGAGAAAACAAGTTGGCCAACAACGCGAGCCGCATCGCTTCGCTATTTGAAGGAAGCGATTCGCAGAGATATTGAAGACCTACTTAATACGCGGCGACCTCCAATTCCTGAGATCGAAAACTATCCGTTGGCCAACGTATCGGTTTTAAACATGGGACTGCAGGACATCAGTCAGCTTGGCAGTTCAGCGGACGGACGTCTGGAAGAGATTCAGCGGGCTGTGCAGCAATGTATCGAGACATTCGAACCCCGTCTGCAGAACCTTATCGTGACGGCGAAAAACGGTAGCACACCGCGACGTGAGATCTGGCTCACCATCGAAGCGACGATCCAGGTGCAACCGGCGGCAGAAACGATTTCGTTCGACACCATGCTTGATTTGACGAGCGGAATGTACTCGGTGAAATAG
- the tssF gene encoding type VI secretion system baseplate subunit TssF — MAKPLLEYYERELAYLRQMGAEFGERYPAIAGRLLLESDRCGDPHVERMLEAFSFLAARIHVRLDDDLPELTEGMLDIIYPHYLRPIPAMSIAQFTFDREASSLGAAVVVPAQSELITRRTMGGEPCRFQTSYPVDLWPIEIKECVWRRPEQIKSPARVPDAVGVLRVLLRASEGASLKQLKLERLNFYLGGEKSLMLSLYELLCRNLLQVVVRDPQSSETRKILLHRRCVQPMGFDEDESILPYTQRSFHGYRLLQEYFSFSEKFLFFSVNGLAEAMLLAESGELEVLFYFSQFDQPERAQALEMGVGVGSMKLGCTPIVNLFRQTAEPILVSNAKHAYRVNPSSRHHRMTEIFSIDEVKATNPSRRSSTTLRPLFEHRFHRSSEEEHIFWRSSRKQAEFDQRRPSEVFLTIVDRNSVMMQPNAEILNVHCTCTNHDYPSSLSFGDPGGDFDLQGGGGVGPIQMLHRPTATSSPPAVAGQVWSLISQLSLNHLSLSEGGLQALKEILRLHNFTESPHLDRQIDGIRSFKSARHIALMQSEHGSVAARGTRIELELDEEEFVGGGAYLFSAVLNRFFGLYVSMNSFSQLSVRSTQRKEGIEEWLPRAGSQVVM; from the coding sequence ATGGCAAAGCCGCTTTTGGAATATTACGAGCGCGAACTCGCTTACCTCCGCCAGATGGGCGCTGAGTTTGGCGAACGCTATCCCGCGATTGCGGGTCGGCTACTGCTTGAGTCAGACCGCTGTGGCGATCCGCATGTAGAGCGGATGCTTGAGGCCTTTTCGTTTCTCGCAGCGCGCATACATGTCCGGCTCGACGACGATCTTCCTGAACTAACGGAGGGCATGCTCGACATCATTTATCCGCATTATCTTCGGCCGATTCCGGCGATGTCGATCGCTCAATTCACGTTCGACCGGGAGGCAAGTTCGCTCGGTGCAGCTGTCGTGGTTCCAGCGCAAAGTGAACTGATCACCAGACGAACGATGGGCGGTGAGCCATGCCGATTCCAAACAAGCTACCCTGTCGATCTTTGGCCCATAGAAATAAAGGAATGCGTTTGGCGTCGGCCAGAGCAAATTAAATCGCCAGCGCGAGTACCAGATGCTGTGGGCGTATTGAGAGTTCTGCTCCGAGCGAGCGAAGGAGCTTCCTTAAAACAGCTCAAGCTGGAGCGGCTCAACTTCTATCTCGGTGGAGAAAAGAGTCTGATGCTCTCGCTGTATGAATTGCTCTGCCGCAATCTGTTGCAGGTTGTGGTGCGTGATCCGCAATCGTCAGAGACGCGAAAAATCCTCCTTCATCGCAGATGCGTTCAGCCGATGGGGTTTGACGAGGACGAAAGTATTCTTCCGTACACTCAAAGGTCTTTTCATGGCTATCGATTGCTGCAAGAGTACTTCAGCTTTTCTGAAAAATTTCTCTTCTTCTCCGTAAACGGACTTGCAGAAGCGATGTTGCTGGCTGAGTCAGGAGAACTCGAAGTGTTGTTCTACTTTTCGCAGTTTGATCAGCCAGAGCGCGCACAGGCACTCGAAATGGGCGTAGGGGTTGGGTCGATGAAGCTCGGCTGTACGCCGATTGTGAATCTCTTTCGGCAGACCGCCGAGCCGATACTTGTCTCGAACGCGAAGCATGCCTATCGCGTTAACCCGAGTTCTCGACACCATCGCATGACAGAGATCTTCTCTATCGATGAGGTGAAGGCGACTAATCCTTCGCGCCGAAGTTCAACCACGCTGCGACCTCTTTTTGAGCACCGTTTTCACAGGTCATCGGAAGAAGAACACATCTTCTGGAGATCCAGCAGAAAGCAAGCGGAGTTCGATCAGAGACGTCCGAGCGAAGTCTTCCTGACGATCGTTGATCGAAACAGTGTGATGATGCAGCCCAATGCCGAGATCCTTAACGTGCACTGCACCTGCACCAACCATGACTATCCCTCCAGTCTTTCCTTCGGCGATCCGGGCGGCGATTTCGATCTGCAGGGAGGTGGGGGAGTAGGACCTATCCAAATGCTGCACAGGCCGACGGCGACCTCTTCTCCACCCGCAGTCGCGGGTCAGGTCTGGAGCCTGATATCTCAACTTTCTCTGAATCATCTCTCGCTCAGCGAGGGTGGTCTTCAGGCTCTGAAGGAGATCCTGCGGCTGCACAACTTTACCGAGTCTCCACATCTCGATCGGCAGATTGACGGCATACGTTCCTTTAAGAGTGCACGGCATATCGCCTTGATGCAGAGCGAACACGGAAGCGTCGCGGCGCGTGGAACCCGTATCGAACTCGAGTTGGATGAGGAAGAGTTTGTCGGTGGCGGCGCTTACCTGTTCTCCGCCGTACTTAATCGTTTCTTTGGACTGTATGTCTCGATGAACAGCTTTTCGCAGCTATCGGTACGCAGCACTCAGAGAAAGGAGGGAATAGAGGAATGGTTACCAAGAGCAGGCAGTCAAGTGGTGATGTAG
- the tssG gene encoding type VI secretion system baseplate subunit TssG — protein sequence MEEEPWNIGFFQMVRILERLHPDRKPVGIFVPPGDEVVRFSAPPDLTFPPSEIRSFVESVSGPACMDVSFMGLNTVNGPMPRSYTEGLLERAREGDQATLDFFDLFNHRLISLFYRAWKKYRFFLAYEESADGSDGMTGRLYSLIGLGTPALNNRMAIADEAALHYAGLLAHRVRSVEGLRQILTHYFGIRVEIAQFSGAWVKLPLEQRTTLDEGENFSDSLGVGTVVGDEVWDQQGAMTVRLGPMSIDRYRDFLPGSKGYWELEAWLRLYSRQEFDFTIRLLLARDEVPATVLATGFGEAAGVGQGNRLGYESWLKVKPMNRDPDETTYVLG from the coding sequence ATGGAAGAAGAGCCTTGGAATATCGGCTTTTTCCAGATGGTGCGCATCCTGGAGCGCCTGCATCCGGACCGCAAACCGGTTGGCATCTTTGTTCCTCCAGGAGATGAGGTTGTACGGTTTTCAGCACCGCCTGATCTCACCTTCCCTCCGAGCGAAATCAGGAGCTTCGTGGAGAGCGTCAGCGGCCCGGCATGCATGGACGTAAGCTTCATGGGTCTCAATACGGTGAACGGACCTATGCCGCGATCCTATACGGAAGGCCTGTTGGAGCGTGCGCGCGAGGGGGACCAAGCCACGCTGGACTTCTTCGATCTCTTCAATCATCGTCTGATTTCGCTCTTTTATCGTGCGTGGAAGAAGTATCGATTCTTCCTCGCTTACGAAGAGTCTGCGGATGGCAGCGATGGTATGACAGGCCGTTTATACAGCCTTATAGGTCTTGGCACGCCTGCGCTGAACAACAGGATGGCAATCGCTGACGAAGCCGCGCTTCATTACGCCGGCCTGTTAGCTCACCGCGTGCGATCAGTCGAGGGGCTGCGACAGATCCTGACACACTATTTCGGGATCCGCGTGGAGATTGCACAATTTTCTGGAGCATGGGTCAAACTGCCGCTGGAGCAGAGGACCACGCTCGACGAGGGAGAAAACTTTTCTGATTCTCTCGGCGTCGGCACAGTCGTGGGCGATGAAGTCTGGGACCAACAGGGAGCAATGACGGTGCGACTCGGTCCCATGTCGATTGACCGGTATCGGGATTTTCTGCCCGGCTCAAAGGGTTACTGGGAGCTTGAGGCATGGCTCAGGCTTTATTCGCGACAGGAATTCGATTTCACGATTCGGCTTCTGCTTGCCCGTGATGAAGTTCCCGCAACCGTACTCGCGACTGGCTTTGGAGAAGCTGCGGGCGTTGGCCAAGGTAACCGGTTGGGCTACGAAAGTTGGCTCAAGGTGAAACCTATGAACAGAGATCCAGATGAAACCACTTATGTATTGGGATAA
- the tssH gene encoding type VI secretion system ATPase TssH: MVLSLKSLVAKFDGSTRDAMEGAAGLCVSGTHYQVEIEHFLVKALEQKDADLHYIFRHFEVDSSKLVVELRKSLDRLKTGNTRGPSFSPMLVTMFSEAWSIATLNYADTRIRTGHVLLALLANDEMLRLLREISREMKKISLEVLSEQFEEITTSSIEIPAEVPVESGSNGSKIPRVTSATPFLQQYTTNLTQNAREGKLDAVIGRNAEIRQMIDVLMRKRQNNPILTGEAGVGKTAVVEGLAARIAAGEVPPALQNVQLHALDLALLHAGAGVKGEFENRLKGLIQEVKSSPQPVILFIDEAHTMIGAGGPAGQGDAANLLKPALARGELRTIAATTWSEYKRYFEKDAALARRFQVVHVQEPSEERCVAMLRGLLPALELHHGVRIMDDALIAAVRLSHRYMPGRQLPDKAVSVLDTACARVGLSLSAAPSALEEIMHRIATLESQERVLLREQATGSSHKDALLEITTSLEGAKGELREMQARWAEERDIVDHLHVLRAKLEGTEIEATLRETTLRELATAKIELFDLQQGKPLTYVGVDQQIVGEVISEWTGIPLGKMLADEVSRILDLEDSLKKRVIGQDHAMKAIAQRVQTSRANLDDPSKPIGVFLLAGPSGVGKTETALALTDLLYGGEQNLITINMSEFHEPHSVSTLKGAPPGYVGYGEGGVLTEAVRRQPYSVVLLDEAEKAHPEVLELFFQVFDKGYMEDGEGRGIDFRNTLILLTTNTASGIISKLAEDPHALPAPLALASAIRPELNRVFKPALLGRMLVVPYYPVQDEVLERIIRLKLNKIQARLMANHHIALDYDESLLTLIRQRCMEVETGARNVDHLISNTILPEISKQLLERMAEEDLLESIWLGVSENGAIRYEWTILESDELVSQA; this comes from the coding sequence ATGGTACTGAGTCTGAAATCGCTGGTAGCAAAATTTGATGGAAGTACGCGGGATGCAATGGAGGGCGCTGCGGGCCTCTGTGTTTCGGGCACACATTACCAGGTTGAGATTGAACATTTTCTCGTCAAGGCGCTTGAGCAGAAAGACGCGGATCTGCACTATATCTTCCGCCATTTTGAGGTTGACTCGTCAAAGCTCGTAGTAGAACTGCGAAAGAGTCTGGATCGACTGAAAACAGGGAACACGCGTGGACCTTCCTTCAGTCCGATGCTGGTCACCATGTTTTCTGAGGCGTGGTCCATCGCCACGTTGAATTACGCAGACACACGTATTCGCACAGGCCACGTACTCTTAGCGCTGCTGGCGAATGACGAAATGTTGCGATTGCTGCGAGAGATCAGCCGCGAGATGAAGAAGATCTCACTCGAAGTATTGAGCGAGCAATTTGAGGAGATCACGACGTCCTCAATCGAGATTCCGGCGGAGGTGCCTGTCGAATCGGGTAGTAACGGGTCCAAGATTCCAAGGGTAACCTCTGCTACGCCGTTTTTGCAGCAGTACACCACGAATCTCACGCAGAATGCGCGAGAGGGCAAACTCGATGCGGTCATCGGGCGTAACGCAGAAATCCGCCAGATGATCGATGTCCTGATGCGCAAGCGACAGAACAATCCGATTCTGACTGGCGAGGCCGGTGTGGGAAAGACCGCAGTCGTAGAGGGACTGGCCGCGCGCATTGCTGCTGGCGAAGTTCCACCCGCGTTGCAGAACGTGCAGCTTCACGCGCTGGACCTTGCACTGCTGCACGCAGGCGCCGGAGTCAAGGGTGAGTTTGAAAATCGGTTGAAGGGCTTGATTCAGGAGGTGAAGTCCTCTCCACAACCGGTGATCCTCTTCATTGACGAAGCGCACACCATGATCGGGGCTGGCGGGCCCGCAGGACAGGGAGACGCAGCTAATTTGTTGAAGCCGGCTCTGGCGCGCGGCGAACTGCGCACGATCGCCGCCACCACATGGTCGGAGTACAAACGCTACTTTGAAAAAGATGCAGCACTGGCTCGGCGATTCCAGGTGGTTCACGTTCAAGAGCCTTCGGAGGAACGCTGTGTTGCCATGTTGCGCGGTCTCTTGCCCGCGCTCGAACTGCATCACGGCGTCCGGATCATGGACGATGCTTTGATTGCGGCGGTCCGTCTCTCGCATCGCTATATGCCTGGTCGTCAGTTACCGGACAAGGCCGTCAGTGTGCTTGATACCGCGTGCGCACGAGTGGGTCTGAGCCTGAGCGCCGCACCCTCGGCACTGGAAGAAATCATGCATCGCATCGCGACTCTGGAATCGCAAGAACGCGTGCTACTCAGGGAGCAGGCTACCGGAAGTTCACACAAGGATGCGCTGTTGGAGATCACAACTTCGTTGGAAGGCGCAAAGGGCGAACTTCGAGAAATGCAGGCAAGGTGGGCGGAGGAGCGCGACATCGTTGACCACCTGCATGTGCTTCGGGCCAAACTGGAAGGAACAGAGATCGAGGCGACCCTGCGGGAAACAACATTGCGCGAGCTTGCTACGGCCAAAATCGAACTCTTCGATCTGCAGCAGGGAAAACCCTTGACCTATGTTGGTGTAGATCAGCAGATCGTTGGCGAGGTCATCTCGGAGTGGACTGGTATTCCGCTCGGTAAGATGCTTGCAGACGAAGTGTCGCGCATCCTCGACCTCGAAGACAGTCTGAAGAAGCGTGTCATCGGCCAGGATCATGCGATGAAAGCCATCGCTCAGCGGGTTCAGACGTCGCGAGCCAACCTTGACGATCCATCCAAACCGATCGGAGTTTTTCTGCTTGCCGGACCAAGCGGTGTTGGCAAGACGGAGACAGCCCTGGCTCTTACCGATCTACTCTATGGCGGCGAGCAAAATCTGATCACGATCAATATGTCGGAGTTTCACGAACCACATTCGGTATCGACGCTTAAGGGAGCACCTCCCGGCTACGTGGGATACGGCGAGGGAGGAGTACTCACCGAGGCGGTGAGAAGGCAACCGTATTCGGTCGTGCTGCTTGACGAAGCGGAAAAGGCGCACCCCGAGGTGCTGGAGCTGTTCTTCCAGGTCTTTGACAAGGGATACATGGAGGACGGGGAAGGGCGAGGCATCGACTTCCGCAACACGCTTATTCTGCTCACGACCAACACGGCAAGCGGAATAATCTCCAAACTTGCCGAGGATCCCCATGCGCTGCCAGCCCCCTTGGCGTTGGCTTCTGCGATCCGGCCGGAGCTGAACCGCGTCTTCAAACCTGCGTTGTTGGGACGCATGCTCGTCGTGCCCTATTACCCGGTGCAGGACGAAGTACTTGAGCGGATCATCCGATTGAAACTCAACAAAATTCAAGCGCGGCTCATGGCAAATCACCATATTGCATTGGACTATGACGAATCGCTTCTCACGTTGATCCGGCAGCGTTGTATGGAGGTCGAAACCGGCGCGCGCAATGTGGATCACCTTATTTCCAACACGATTCTGCCCGAGATTTCAAAACAGCTTCTGGAGCGCATGGCTGAAGAAGACCTGCTTGAGAGTATTTGGCTCGGGGTTTCAGAGAACGGAGCCATCCGCTACGAATGGACGATTTTGGAGTCAGACGAGTTGGTTTCGCAAGCCTGA